The following is a genomic window from Sutcliffiella horikoshii.
ATTCGATCCCATTACACCACTAGTATTACCTCTAAACTTCCCGCTAAGCACGCAACCACAAGCAATTGCTACAGTCACTCTAACGGATGTCGAAAAAGGGAATGTCGTATGGCTAAATGGACTTTACCATGTGAACAACAACTCGCCGGAATTCGCAGATGTAATTACAAGAATTTATCGTGGCAACATCTCTCCAGGAAATCTCATTTATCAAAGTATTGTAGAAATTGATGCAGAAGGAAACGATGATGCAACAGAATCTGTTTCTCAGTTCGTGGATGTAATCCCTGCTGATGCAAAGAATGTGACCTATTATCTGACAGCCCAAAAAGGTCAGTTTGCCGAAGACTTAAATGTGTTTGCTTACGGCCCTATCACTTTCACTGCTGCAGAAATCAAACAGTAAGAATAACTTGTAAAATCCAAAGAAGCTTGCCCATTGGTGGACAAGCTTCTTTCCTATTGATATTTATCCTATTGATCATAGGAACTTATTCTTCATCCATAAAATCATATGGACTGACATTCTCCATGCCGATGTTAGCGTCTTTCCAAAAAGGAACTTCTTGAAGTACAGGATCAATGACTTCCTCGTCTGGTAAAGTTCCGGACTCTTTTGTTTGAAGCCTTTCTTTCAAGGATGTTTGCCTTGCCATCTCATCCGCGCGTTGCACGCCAAGCTTTAATGCTTCTTCTTCGCCGCAAAGAATTAAAAATCTCTTCGCTCTTGTAACAGCTGTGTAAAGTAGATTTCGTCGTAACATCCTGTAATAGCTCTTTACTACAGGCAATACCACAATCGGAAACTCACTTCCTTGAGACTTATGTATAGAACAACAATATGCATGGGTTATCTGCCCGAGATCTTGCTTCGTATAAGTAACTTCATTGCCATCAAAGGATACGATGACCATGTCCTGTTTTTCGGTATTTTCTTTCGCATAAAAGATGGAAACCACTTCACCTATGTCACCGTTGAACACATGACTTTCCGGTTGATTGACAAGCTGCAGCACTTTATCTCCGGTCCTGTATACAACATTGCCGAAGCTTAATTCACGCCGCTGGTCACTTTTAGGATTGAAAAGCTCCTGAAGCATTTCATTAAGTTTATCTATTCCCGCTGTCCCTCTGTACATTGGTGCAAGCACCTGGATATCGCGGGCAGTATAGCCCTTGCTTTGCGCGTTGGCACATACTTTTTTTACTACATCCAATATTTGCGACTGTCCGCATTTGATAAAAGAACGGTCCTTCTGTCCGGATGATATGTCTGCTGGCACTGTACCATCCTTCATATCGTGGGCCAACTCAATGATGGATGAACCATCTGCCTGTCTGTAGATATCAGTCAATTGAACGGTAGGAATGACTTTGGATGCGAGTAAGTCCTTTAACACTTGGCCTGGACCAACGGAAGGAAGCTGATCTTCATCCCCCACTAATACGACTTGTATATCCTCAGGAAGAGATTTAAACAGTTGATTGGCAAGCCAAATATCCACCATTGACACTTCATCCACAATCAAAAGCTTACCTGAGATGGGGTTTTCTTCGTCATGTTGAAACCCTTCCGAACCATTCCAACCGAGTAGCCTATGAATAGTAAGAGAAGGAAGGCCAGTCGCCTCGCTCATGCGTTTGGCAGCACGGCCTGTTGGGGCGACAAGCATAATCGGAAAAGGATCATCTTTGCTGTAATCATTAGGTTCCAATGAACAACCATGAAGGTCTGCGTACAGTTCAACGATTCCTTTAATAACGGTCGTTTTACCTGTCCCTGGCCCACCTGTCAAAAGAAGCATGGGAGTCATTAATGCTTGCTGTATGGCTTCTTTTTGCGAAGGAGCATATTGAACCTTCAATCTGTCTTCTAATTCACCTAAGGCAAGAAGGAATTCTGACTCAGGAAACTGGTCGGCATATTGAGTTTGCTCCAGCACCCTTTTGATATTGGTTACCACACCTTGCTCTGAAAAATAGAGACTAGGTAAATAGACTTTCCCTTCTTCCGCTTTAACCTTTCCTTCTTCAGTCAATTGCATAATTTCCCGAGAAATGTCAGACTCTGCAACAAGGCCATGCTGCTTTTCGTTTAATAGTCTGACGACCGCTTCAGTAAGCTGGTCTTCAACCACGTAACAGTGACCCTCCTGCATGGAATGCTGTTCTAGCATATACAGGCAGCCTGCCCTAATGCGGTCTGGATGATTTCCGGATATCCCGAAGTGATTTCCAAGTTCATCTGCTCTGGCAAAGCCAATACCCTCTACTGTTTCCACAAGTTCGTACGGGTTCTTTTGGAGCGTTTCAATCGTTTGATCTTTATAGGCCTGATAAATTTTCATGGACAATTGCGGACCAAAACCAAACTGCGACAAGGCAATCATTACTTGTTCCAACCCTTGATGTTCCATCAACGTGTCATATAACGATTTCGCTTTATCACCGGCAAGCTTTGGGATGGAATCCAACACAGAAGGATTCTCAAGTATTTTGGAAATGGCATTTTCACCAAGTGCATCTGCAATTTTTTCAGCCGTTTTTCTTCCGATTCCTGAAAACAAATCGCTTGATAGATATTGGACAATACCGTGTCGTGTTTGTGGAATGTCCTTACGAAAGTGCTCAACATGAAATTGAAGCCCAAAACGAGGATGTTCCTTCATCTGTCCAAAAAATATGTATGTCTCGTCTTCATGAATGCGAGGGAAATAACCAGTAACGACCGCTTCTTTTTCATCATACGCAACATTCGTCTCCGTCACTCGGATCCGCACCACTGAATACATATTGGATTCATTATGGAAGATGGTGACAAGATGCGATCCTTTAATAAACTTTTCATTTTCCTCGAACAAATCGAGTGAGGATTGCTGCTTTTGGTCCTTCATGGGATTTCCCTCCGTTCCCTAGTTTTCTTCTGTGAGAATTTTTCTCGCATGGGCCGCTAGCATATGATCTGCTTGAACGTCCAATGCTTTATCCAGATTCTCCAACGCTTTTTCCCTGTTTTCTTGGTAGGCATATGCAACTCCTAAGTTATAAAAAGCATCTGCGTGCATAAGATCTGCTTCTACCACCTTTTCAAACTCCGTTGTCGCTTCTTTAATGAGCCCTTGTCCTGCTAAACACAACCCATACTGGAATCTTGCTTCTGCATCTTCAGGCTTTAGTTCGACTGCACGTTGAAAATAAGGAAGGGCAAGCTTTGGCTGTTCAAATTGTAATAAAGTCATTCCTAACATGAAGAAGATATCACTGTCATTAACACCCTTCTTCATCGCAAGTTCAAACTGATCTTTTGCTTCATTCCATTTTTCAAGCTGATAATAGACATTTCCAAGGCCATAATGAGCAGTTCCGATGGTGTCGTCTTTTTCTAACGCACGTTCAAAAAACTTCATTGCTTTTTCCAGCTCACCAACAGCACTAAGTACGTTTCCAAAGTTCACATATGCTACTGCATTTTCAGGATTCTCTTCAATTTCTTTTGAAAAAGCTGCAAGCGCCTCTTCGTATTTTCCTTCTTGAAGGTATTGAATACCTAACGCATTATTGTCTTTCATCTATACGTACACCTCATCCATTTTTTAAGTCTTTTTAGTATATCATAGAGAAAACCTCCATTCCTTATGGAATCGAGGTTTTCACTTTTATCCTACATACCAAAGTTTTTCGTTATTCTTGAACACATGATCAATCGTTCCCCCGCCAAGACACTCGTCACCATTATAAAAAACCACGGCTTGTCCAGGAGTGATTGCTCGTAC
Proteins encoded in this region:
- the recD2 gene encoding SF1B family DNA helicase RecD2; protein product: MKDQKQQSSLDLFEENEKFIKGSHLVTIFHNESNMYSVVRIRVTETNVAYDEKEAVVTGYFPRIHEDETYIFFGQMKEHPRFGLQFHVEHFRKDIPQTRHGIVQYLSSDLFSGIGRKTAEKIADALGENAISKILENPSVLDSIPKLAGDKAKSLYDTLMEHQGLEQVMIALSQFGFGPQLSMKIYQAYKDQTIETLQKNPYELVETVEGIGFARADELGNHFGISGNHPDRIRAGCLYMLEQHSMQEGHCYVVEDQLTEAVVRLLNEKQHGLVAESDISREIMQLTEEGKVKAEEGKVYLPSLYFSEQGVVTNIKRVLEQTQYADQFPESEFLLALGELEDRLKVQYAPSQKEAIQQALMTPMLLLTGGPGTGKTTVIKGIVELYADLHGCSLEPNDYSKDDPFPIMLVAPTGRAAKRMSEATGLPSLTIHRLLGWNGSEGFQHDEENPISGKLLIVDEVSMVDIWLANQLFKSLPEDIQVVLVGDEDQLPSVGPGQVLKDLLASKVIPTVQLTDIYRQADGSSIIELAHDMKDGTVPADISSGQKDRSFIKCGQSQILDVVKKVCANAQSKGYTARDIQVLAPMYRGTAGIDKLNEMLQELFNPKSDQRRELSFGNVVYRTGDKVLQLVNQPESHVFNGDIGEVVSIFYAKENTEKQDMVIVSFDGNEVTYTKQDLGQITHAYCCSIHKSQGSEFPIVVLPVVKSYYRMLRRNLLYTAVTRAKRFLILCGEEEALKLGVQRADEMARQTSLKERLQTKESGTLPDEEVIDPVLQEVPFWKDANIGMENVSPYDFMDEE
- a CDS encoding tetratricopeptide repeat protein, which encodes MKDNNALGIQYLQEGKYEEALAAFSKEIEENPENAVAYVNFGNVLSAVGELEKAMKFFERALEKDDTIGTAHYGLGNVYYQLEKWNEAKDQFELAMKKGVNDSDIFFMLGMTLLQFEQPKLALPYFQRAVELKPEDAEARFQYGLCLAGQGLIKEATTEFEKVVEADLMHADAFYNLGVAYAYQENREKALENLDKALDVQADHMLAAHARKILTEEN